Proteins from a genomic interval of Polaribacter sejongensis:
- a CDS encoding TRAP transporter substrate-binding protein, producing MINRNTVITAFLFVFLLSLSGCKTEKTVKVLKLAHALDTQHPVHKAMVILGERLKEKSDGKLIVNIYPSSQLGGERECLELLQIGSLDITKVSAAVLENFIPEYKVFSVPYMFRDKTHMFSVFDSEIGDNLLLKGEKFRLRGLTFYDAGSRSFYMKEKPVKSPADLKGKKIRVQKSNMAVAMVNDLGGSPTPISWGELYTALQQGVVDGAENNPPSFYTSKHYEVCKFFSLDEHTSVPDVLLIGTDTWGRFNEQEKGWLKEAVAESTIVQRKLWAASEKESLAAVKKAGVEVFYPDKVPFEEQTQGVLDMFADNEAMKSLILSIKNKQ from the coding sequence ATGATTAATAGAAATACTGTTATTACTGCTTTTCTTTTTGTTTTTCTCTTGTCTTTATCTGGATGTAAAACTGAGAAAACAGTAAAAGTTTTAAAGTTAGCTCATGCTTTAGACACACAACATCCAGTTCACAAAGCAATGGTAATTTTAGGGGAGCGACTAAAAGAAAAATCAGACGGTAAACTAATTGTAAACATTTACCCAAGTAGCCAGTTAGGTGGGGAGCGAGAATGTTTAGAATTATTGCAAATTGGAAGTTTAGATATTACAAAAGTATCTGCTGCTGTTTTAGAGAATTTTATACCAGAATATAAAGTGTTTAGTGTGCCCTACATGTTTAGAGATAAAACACATATGTTTAGTGTTTTTGATAGTGAGATAGGGGACAATTTATTATTGAAAGGAGAAAAATTTAGACTACGAGGTTTAACTTTTTATGACGCGGGTAGTAGAAGTTTTTATATGAAAGAAAAACCAGTAAAATCACCTGCAGACTTAAAGGGTAAAAAAATAAGAGTTCAAAAAAGCAACATGGCAGTTGCTATGGTTAATGATTTGGGAGGGTCTCCAACACCAATTTCTTGGGGAGAATTATATACAGCACTTCAACAAGGAGTTGTAGACGGAGCAGAGAATAATCCTCCAAGTTTTTATACTTCAAAACATTATGAGGTTTGTAAGTTTTTTTCTTTGGATGAACACACGTCGGTACCCGATGTTTTATTAATTGGTACAGATACTTGGGGACGATTTAATGAACAAGAGAAAGGTTGGTTAAAAGAAGCGGTTGCAGAAAGTACAATTGTACAAAGAAAATTATGGGCAGCATCAGAAAAAGAATCTCTAGCAGCAGTTAAAAAAGCAGGTGTGGAGGTTTTTTATCCAGATAAAGTACCTTTTGAAGAACAGACGCAAGGTGTTTTAGATATGTTTGCTGATAATGAAGCAATGAAGTCCTTAATACTATCCATAAAAAACAAACAATAA
- a CDS encoding TRAP transporter small permease has translation MRAKIDNILEKLVLLILTIMLLSVVWQVFSRFILGAPSTITDEISSFSLIWIGLLGAAYATGKHLHLAIDLIPEHVVAKKQSFFDGIVYLSTFFFAFIVMVIGGIRLCQLSFQFGQTSATLEIPLGIVYLVVPISGILICYYTIDTLINKRKLNKA, from the coding sequence ATGAGAGCGAAAATTGATAATATATTAGAAAAATTAGTGCTTTTAATCTTAACAATAATGTTGTTAAGTGTTGTGTGGCAGGTATTCTCAAGATTTATTTTAGGAGCACCAAGTACTATAACAGATGAAATTTCTAGTTTCTCTCTAATTTGGATAGGATTATTGGGGGCTGCGTATGCAACTGGTAAACATTTACATTTAGCGATTGATTTAATACCGGAACATGTAGTTGCAAAAAAACAAAGTTTCTTTGATGGAATTGTCTACTTATCTACTTTCTTTTTTGCCTTTATAGTAATGGTTATTGGAGGAATTAGATTGTGTCAGTTAAGCTTCCAGTTCGGTCAAACATCTGCAACTTTAGAGATTCCTTTGGGAATTGTTTATTTAGTGGTTCCTATTTCTGGAATTCTAATTTGCTATTACACCATAGATACATTAATTAATAAAAGAAAATTAAATAAAGCCTAA